In Actinomadura citrea, a single window of DNA contains:
- a CDS encoding STAS domain-containing protein, which produces MIGKPPTTVSTWYASHTGFIAVRRSRAAARATASPRGRAGITILALRGELDMASAPAVGEHLLAALPRSARLLILDMGEVSFCDAAGLSVLIGVQRRAAGLGITLYLSGLRPQVAKLLRITGLDRGLIVRPGHLGLAGGRSDRTTARP; this is translated from the coding sequence ATGATCGGCAAACCGCCCACCACCGTATCCACCTGGTACGCCAGCCACACCGGGTTCATCGCCGTCCGCCGCTCTCGGGCCGCCGCAAGGGCCACCGCGTCCCCGCGCGGACGTGCGGGCATCACCATCCTCGCCTTGCGGGGCGAGCTCGACATGGCATCCGCCCCCGCAGTCGGCGAACATCTGCTCGCCGCACTGCCTCGAAGCGCCCGGTTGCTGATCCTCGACATGGGCGAGGTGTCCTTCTGCGACGCGGCCGGGTTGAGCGTGCTGATCGGCGTCCAGCGCCGTGCCGCCGGACTGGGCATCACCCTGTACCTGTCCGGCCTCCGCCCGCAGGTCGCCAAACTGCTGCGCATCACCGGCCTGGACCGCGGTCTCATCGTCCGGCCAGGCCACCTCGGGCTCGCGGGCGGGCGGAGCGATCGCACTACCGCGCGGCCGTGA
- a CDS encoding MFS transporter: protein MQAESARRASKPLPVRNEPGAGSKGLRLGILFGPAVFGVTAAGVALPKVATSLGAAPESVAWVLTVHALALGVGTAVFGRLADARGVRTTLLSGSLVLGLGAAVILLAPNLGVLVAGRFVLAAGSGAMTSGALALAAAGAPERRAGVLAAFGATMAVFSASATLAGGVVTQWLTWRLTLALPVLSLAGVPLCLRLAVRPGSGSRMDLIGAGLVTATAATLLVFVQSPTLSLPAGAVASAGVAFLPAAACLAWWVRTRPEGFVLRSLVADRAFVLAAAIGVGVYSGLFAVMYVIPQVLVKQQGWSVLSVGTALLPGAVAGAVLSRMAGRLTPGRGGNRLLAGAALSSALLLISAGAFGGGPWVLLAGASLGFAAFAVTQVVTTGLLSAHIAPALRGGAMGLLNLTFFAGGGIGSAAAAALSRSMSLTGALALVAALPLTAGLLALVPGDREHPVTAAR from the coding sequence ATGCAAGCCGAATCCGCTCGACGGGCGTCCAAGCCCCTACCGGTTCGGAACGAGCCCGGCGCGGGCTCGAAGGGGCTGCGGCTCGGCATCCTGTTCGGCCCGGCGGTGTTCGGCGTCACCGCGGCAGGCGTCGCGCTGCCGAAGGTGGCCACCTCGCTGGGTGCGGCACCGGAGAGTGTCGCCTGGGTCCTCACCGTGCACGCACTGGCCCTGGGCGTGGGGACGGCGGTGTTCGGACGCCTGGCCGACGCCCGGGGCGTCCGGACCACGCTGCTGTCCGGTTCGCTGGTCCTCGGGCTCGGCGCGGCGGTGATCCTGCTGGCACCGAACCTCGGCGTCCTGGTCGCCGGACGGTTCGTCCTGGCGGCGGGCTCGGGGGCGATGACCTCCGGCGCCCTGGCGCTCGCCGCCGCCGGCGCCCCGGAGCGGCGCGCCGGCGTCCTGGCCGCCTTCGGCGCGACCATGGCGGTCTTCTCGGCGAGCGCGACGCTGGCCGGCGGGGTGGTGACGCAGTGGCTGACCTGGCGGCTCACCCTGGCGCTGCCGGTCCTGTCGCTGGCCGGAGTGCCGCTCTGCCTGCGTCTCGCCGTCCGTCCCGGATCGGGGAGCCGCATGGATCTCATCGGCGCCGGGCTGGTCACCGCGACGGCGGCCACGCTGCTGGTGTTCGTGCAGTCCCCCACACTGTCGCTGCCGGCGGGAGCCGTCGCGTCGGCCGGGGTGGCCTTCCTGCCCGCGGCCGCCTGCCTGGCCTGGTGGGTGCGGACCCGGCCCGAGGGCTTCGTGCTCCGGTCCCTGGTGGCCGATCGCGCCTTCGTCCTGGCGGCGGCCATCGGCGTGGGCGTCTACAGCGGCCTGTTCGCCGTGATGTACGTCATCCCGCAGGTCCTGGTGAAGCAGCAGGGCTGGAGCGTCCTCTCGGTCGGTACGGCACTCCTGCCGGGCGCGGTCGCCGGGGCCGTGCTGTCCCGGATGGCCGGGCGCCTCACCCCGGGACGGGGCGGCAACCGGCTGCTGGCCGGGGCCGCGCTCTCCTCCGCACTGCTGCTGATCTCGGCCGGGGCTTTCGGCGGCGGTCCCTGGGTGCTGCTGGCCGGAGCGTCCCTCGGCTTCGCGGCGTTCGCCGTCACGCAGGTGGTCACGACCGGCCTCCTATCGGCGCACATCGCACCCGCCCTGCGCGGGGGCGCCATGGGCCTCCTCAACCTCACGTTCTTCGCCGGCGGCGGGATCGGCTCGGCAGCCGCGGCGGCCCTGTCCCGGTCGATGTCCCTGACCGGCGCCCTCGCGCTCGTGGCCGCGCTCCCGCTCACGGCGGGCCTTCTGGCCCTCGTCCCGGGAGACCGGGAGCATCCGGTCACGGCCGCGCGGTAG
- a CDS encoding cupin domain-containing protein, which produces MTSTSQPTGSALLVRGGEAELLGLPSGGGFGLLTDSEETGAALSASRLTLADGADGAQPHRHLLSSEFFYVLDGAAEFLLGDEIQSLGKGDFLVIPPGLPHAFGAVRGSGADLLVGITPGVQRFGYFRMLQRVAEGRDRPESLIPVQERYDVHFLDSVTWQSARKGRPSAE; this is translated from the coding sequence ATGACCAGCACGTCCCAGCCGACCGGAAGCGCGCTCCTCGTCCGGGGCGGCGAGGCGGAGCTCCTCGGTCTGCCCTCCGGCGGGGGGTTCGGGCTTCTGACCGACAGCGAGGAGACCGGTGCGGCCCTGAGTGCCAGCCGTCTCACCCTCGCCGACGGCGCGGACGGTGCGCAGCCGCACCGTCACCTGCTCTCGTCAGAGTTCTTCTACGTCCTCGACGGCGCGGCCGAGTTCCTTCTCGGCGACGAGATCCAGTCCCTCGGCAAGGGAGACTTCCTGGTGATCCCGCCGGGTCTTCCGCATGCCTTCGGAGCGGTGCGAGGCTCGGGCGCCGATCTGCTGGTGGGGATCACTCCGGGCGTCCAGCGGTTCGGTTACTTCCGGATGCTGCAGCGCGTCGCCGAAGGGCGGGACCGCCCCGAGAGCCTGATTCCGGTGCAGGAACGGTACGACGTCCACTTCCTGGACAGCGTGACCTGGCAGAGCGCGCGCAAGGGCCGCCCGTCCGCGGAATAG
- a CDS encoding helix-turn-helix transcriptional regulator yields the protein MHDPTASRVRRGRAGLISRVDGARDALDMFAEASTRLRALVPFDASVWRATDPFTGLMTAPVRVENLSEGGSATYWDNELLAERINLFSNLARATVPAAALRESTGDLPERSPLYRGYLRPRGLADELRAVLRVGGRPWGHISLFREEGRPSFTASEIALVSSLSLPLARRLRSFARPAAGPDTTTPSGLGLLLFDSAGDLISVNADARRHLDDLPPGPSSPTPFGIRLPAWMHGMAVGARATAEGGTEVRIRDRAGRWLVCQASCLREADGSFGHTALVIEPATSAQVSLLTAEACGLSDRELEITLAVARGLTSGEIAQALFISVHTVRDHIKAIFKKVGVSRRGELIASLFADHHQPPGGDALHRTIDS from the coding sequence ATGCACGACCCCACGGCGTCCCGCGTCCGGCGCGGCCGGGCCGGCCTGATCTCCCGTGTCGACGGGGCACGGGACGCGCTGGACATGTTCGCGGAGGCGTCCACCAGGCTGCGCGCCCTCGTGCCGTTCGACGCCTCGGTGTGGCGGGCCACCGATCCGTTCACCGGACTGATGACCGCGCCCGTCCGGGTCGAGAACCTCTCCGAGGGGGGTTCGGCGACCTACTGGGACAACGAATTGCTCGCCGAACGCATCAACCTGTTCAGCAACCTCGCCCGCGCCACCGTCCCCGCGGCGGCGCTCCGCGAGAGCACCGGGGACCTGCCCGAGCGAAGTCCCCTTTACCGTGGCTACCTGCGGCCCCGGGGGCTCGCCGACGAACTGCGCGCCGTCCTGCGGGTGGGCGGACGGCCGTGGGGCCACATCAGCCTGTTCCGCGAGGAGGGCCGCCCGTCCTTCACCGCATCCGAGATCGCGCTGGTGTCCAGCCTGTCGCTGCCGCTCGCCCGGCGACTGCGCTCCTTCGCCCGGCCTGCCGCCGGGCCGGACACGACGACCCCCTCGGGCCTCGGTCTGCTGCTCTTCGACTCCGCCGGCGATCTGATCTCGGTCAACGCCGACGCGCGCAGACACCTGGACGACCTGCCGCCCGGCCCGTCGTCCCCCACGCCGTTCGGGATCCGGTTGCCCGCCTGGATGCACGGCATGGCCGTCGGGGCACGTGCGACGGCGGAAGGCGGCACCGAGGTCCGGATCCGCGATCGCGCGGGCCGGTGGCTGGTCTGCCAGGCCTCGTGCCTGCGCGAGGCCGACGGCTCGTTCGGCCACACCGCGCTGGTCATCGAGCCCGCCACGTCCGCGCAGGTGTCGCTTCTCACCGCCGAGGCCTGCGGGCTCTCGGACCGGGAACTGGAGATCACCCTTGCGGTGGCCCGCGGGCTGACCAGCGGCGAGATCGCCCAGGCCCTCTTCATCTCCGTCCACACCGTGCGGGACCACATCAAGGCGATCTTCAAGAAGGTCGGCGTCTCCCGCCGCGGGGAGCTCATCGCCAGTCTGTTCGCCGACCACCACCAGCCGCCCGGCGGCGACGCCCTGCACCGCACCATCGACTCCTGA
- a CDS encoding RrF2 family transcriptional regulator, translating into MKLPVSTEWVLHCATTLAQLDPGVSASTAQLALYYDLPAPYLAKQLKALVKAGVLTATAGPRGGFRLARPGSEITLLQIVEAVDGTSAPYECREIRQQGRGALPPGECRSTCVLAAKMADAHRAWRDSLSGVTLADVLGTLPPSAPSRTRARLAEIT; encoded by the coding sequence GTGAAGCTGCCTGTAAGCACCGAGTGGGTTCTGCACTGCGCGACCACGCTGGCTCAGCTGGATCCGGGAGTCAGCGCGTCGACGGCACAGCTGGCGCTGTACTACGACCTGCCCGCCCCGTATCTCGCCAAGCAGCTGAAGGCCCTCGTCAAGGCCGGCGTGCTCACCGCGACCGCGGGCCCGCGTGGAGGATTCCGGCTCGCACGACCCGGCTCCGAGATCACCCTCCTGCAGATCGTCGAGGCCGTCGACGGCACGTCCGCACCGTATGAGTGCCGCGAGATCCGCCAGCAGGGCCGGGGGGCACTGCCCCCCGGCGAGTGCCGGAGCACCTGTGTCCTTGCCGCGAAGATGGCCGACGCGCACCGGGCGTGGCGGGACAGCCTCTCCGGCGTCACCCTGGCCGACGTCCTCGGCACTCTCCCGCCGTCGGCGCCCTCCCGCACCCGAGCACGCCTGGCGGAGATCACCTAG
- a CDS encoding SDR family oxidoreductase: MRIAVAGATGNIGTLTVAALQRDGHEVVRISRSLGVDLTSGEGLDDALTGVEAVIDVTNSTAADPAETVAYFGAVTRNLLAAEERAGVGHHVLLSIAGVDRIEGNAHYVGKREQERLVAAGAVPWTIVPATQFHDFAAMVTSWTEQDGVATIAPLLVQPVAPADVADVLAEIATGRPQGRYTDVAGPDPQDLVDMARRTNEARGRTVKLVPTWSTMFGPETAGNVLLPAPDARITPTTFDQWLAEQR, encoded by the coding sequence ATGCGGATCGCCGTAGCCGGTGCGACCGGCAACATCGGAACCCTCACCGTCGCCGCTCTCCAGCGGGACGGCCACGAAGTCGTGCGCATCAGCCGCTCGCTCGGCGTGGATCTGACCAGCGGCGAAGGGCTCGACGACGCGTTGACCGGCGTCGAGGCGGTCATCGACGTCACCAACAGCACCGCGGCCGACCCGGCCGAGACGGTGGCCTACTTCGGTGCCGTCACGCGGAACCTGCTCGCCGCCGAGGAGCGGGCCGGTGTCGGCCACCACGTGCTGCTGTCGATCGCGGGGGTCGACCGCATCGAGGGCAACGCGCACTACGTCGGCAAACGAGAGCAGGAGCGACTGGTGGCCGCCGGTGCGGTGCCATGGACGATCGTCCCGGCCACGCAGTTCCACGACTTCGCCGCGATGGTGACGAGCTGGACCGAGCAGGACGGCGTCGCCACGATCGCGCCGCTGCTGGTGCAGCCGGTCGCGCCCGCGGACGTGGCCGACGTGCTCGCCGAGATCGCGACGGGTCGGCCGCAGGGGCGTTACACCGATGTCGCCGGGCCCGACCCGCAGGACCTGGTCGACATGGCCCGGCGCACCAACGAGGCGCGTGGCCGCACGGTGAAGCTCGTGCCCACGTGGTCGACGATGTTCGGTCCGGAGACGGCCGGCAACGTGCTGCTGCCCGCCCCGGACGCCCGCATCACGCCGACCACCTTCGACCAGTGGCTCGCCGAACAGCGATAG
- a CDS encoding DUF5990 family protein, producing the protein MRDLPARPDLDQLRHQAKRLLRDARQGDCEATARIHTVSHQTILASAQLALAREHGFTSWTKMKLEVERRDVLNSRDLSRLTKLLALHPEMATSHLERWADHAHEEPLGYVTMMRFSHDRLGLPDELPGTGAVARVLIEAGAPVNGRPGAPETPLITAASYGDAEVAGVLVSAGADLEAVSAPDSGGVPGATALVHAAVFGMTEVLDVLVAAGARVHDLETAAAAGDIGAWPLAHCTPQSRLRALAFAADHQRLDVIDALVAAGTPINEADAEWGRLPLHTAAGNGRPEAVRRLLRHGADPDLRDPVHRRTALQACEPPNRPAHSPAHDQVAAVLRPVTGVGRPRRSRGEPAGIQIRVEASDLPGREWAPTPDMPPYRNIHVGIQRRGHPDEEMELYPGDAATAAWTLVATTDSGRMGIDIQGPQVQGAPGSRFIHLTWGVVDGGAFTTFRRAKLMLDAVDSATLQAARRYGRLVARLRLTDPHGSPLCSTVRPPLVDWSAGPVG; encoded by the coding sequence ATGCGCGATCTGCCGGCCCGTCCCGACCTGGACCAGCTCCGCCACCAGGCCAAGAGGCTCCTGCGGGACGCCCGGCAAGGCGACTGCGAAGCCACGGCGCGGATCCACACCGTCTCGCACCAGACCATCCTGGCCTCCGCCCAGCTCGCGCTCGCCCGTGAACACGGTTTCACCAGCTGGACGAAAATGAAGCTGGAAGTCGAGCGCCGGGACGTGCTCAACAGCCGGGATCTGTCCCGGCTGACAAAACTGCTCGCCCTGCATCCGGAAATGGCCACCAGCCACCTCGAACGCTGGGCCGACCACGCCCACGAAGAGCCGCTCGGCTACGTCACGATGATGCGCTTCAGCCACGACCGGCTCGGCCTGCCCGACGAACTGCCCGGCACCGGCGCCGTCGCCAGGGTCCTGATCGAGGCGGGTGCGCCGGTCAACGGGCGCCCCGGCGCCCCCGAGACCCCGTTGATCACTGCTGCCAGCTACGGCGACGCCGAGGTCGCCGGCGTGCTCGTCTCCGCCGGAGCCGACCTTGAGGCCGTCTCGGCCCCCGACTCCGGAGGCGTCCCCGGCGCCACCGCCCTGGTTCACGCCGCGGTCTTCGGGATGACCGAGGTCCTGGACGTCCTGGTGGCCGCGGGCGCTCGCGTTCACGACCTGGAGACCGCCGCCGCCGCGGGAGACATCGGCGCCTGGCCGCTGGCGCACTGCACCCCGCAGAGCAGGCTGCGCGCGCTGGCGTTCGCCGCCGACCACCAGCGCCTGGACGTCATCGACGCGCTCGTCGCCGCCGGAACCCCGATCAACGAGGCGGACGCCGAATGGGGACGGCTGCCCCTGCACACCGCCGCGGGCAACGGCAGGCCCGAGGCCGTCCGGCGGCTTCTCCGCCACGGCGCCGACCCCGACCTGCGCGACCCCGTGCACCGGCGCACCGCTCTGCAGGCATGCGAGCCGCCCAACAGGCCCGCCCACAGCCCCGCCCACGACCAGGTCGCCGCCGTGTTGCGGCCGGTCACCGGAGTCGGCCGCCCGCGTCGATCCCGAGGGGAGCCGGCCGGCATCCAGATCCGCGTCGAGGCGTCCGACCTGCCCGGGCGGGAGTGGGCGCCGACCCCCGACATGCCCCCGTACCGCAACATCCATGTCGGCATCCAGCGACGCGGGCACCCTGACGAAGAAATGGAGCTGTACCCCGGCGACGCGGCCACGGCCGCATGGACCTTGGTCGCCACCACCGACTCCGGCCGGATGGGGATCGATATCCAAGGCCCCCAGGTCCAGGGCGCACCGGGGAGCCGGTTCATCCACCTCACCTGGGGTGTGGTGGACGGCGGCGCCTTCACGACGTTCCGTCGGGCGAAACTGATGCTCGACGCCGTCGACTCCGCCACCCTCCAAGCCGCTCGGCGGTACGGGCGCCTCGTCGCCCGGCTCCGGCTCACCGACCCCCACGGCAGTCCGCTGTGCTCCACGGTCCGGCCGCCTCTGGTCGACTGGTCGGCCGGACCGGTCGGCTGA
- a CDS encoding GlcG/HbpS family heme-binding protein has translation MSIRHFMGGAMVVGTVAAGTFGVAGTASAAPSSAAVTVHGGHGKGHGGHGGHGGHGKATAPERVLSDSALVRASKALVHSARRHGDQHVTMVIMERSGTIRLVVRLRRSGPQTYESAKRKAYTAVAFGQPTSALTGNETIKQIPGTLVLPGGVPVKYKGFPIAGIGVGGAPDGRIDEAIANDVLAAIGR, from the coding sequence ATGTCGATCAGGCATTTCATGGGCGGCGCCATGGTGGTGGGCACCGTCGCGGCCGGAACCTTCGGCGTCGCAGGGACGGCGTCCGCCGCGCCCTCGTCCGCCGCCGTCACCGTCCACGGCGGGCACGGCAAGGGACACGGCGGGCATGGCGGGCATGGCGGGCACGGTAAGGCCACGGCGCCGGAGCGGGTCCTGTCCGACAGCGCCCTCGTCCGGGCCTCCAAGGCCCTGGTGCACTCGGCGCGCCGGCACGGCGACCAGCACGTGACGATGGTCATCATGGAACGCTCCGGCACCATCCGGCTCGTGGTGCGCCTTCGCAGGTCAGGCCCGCAGACCTACGAGTCCGCCAAACGCAAGGCCTACACCGCCGTGGCCTTCGGCCAGCCCACCAGCGCCCTGACCGGAAACGAAACGATCAAACAGATCCCCGGCACCCTCGTCCTGCCCGGCGGCGTCCCCGTCAAGTACAAGGGCTTCCCCATCGCCGGCATCGGGGTCGGTGGCGCGCCCGACGGCAGAATCGACGAAGCCATCGCCAACGACGTCCTCGCCGCCATCGGCCGCTGA
- a CDS encoding serine hydrolase domain-containing protein, whose product MQRINPLSFAMALTTALTLAGCGGDAMGVPRAARSAAEPVDRSIARYLDRTLPAGPGGTVVAARDGELAHCKGFGLADRTARTPATCDTVYDVMSITKQFTAAAIMKLEMMGRLRTTDRISTILGPVPADKRGITLHHLLTHTAGLAEGLGDDYEPVSRDAMLDKALKSKLLSRPGAEFHYSNTGFSVLAAIVEKVSGTSYERFLATHLFAPAGMTRTGYVLPEFSRAQVAVEYDENGTSQGRPFDHPWAADGPYWYLRGNGGMLSTGRDMFKWHRALLGDTILNAAAKAGMFEPHARIPGTEAAYGYGWGVLKTKDGRVAWHNGGNDWSFASYSRILRDGTMVYWVSNQASQAGRWNLEERELEMNQALADRARDND is encoded by the coding sequence ATGCAACGGATCAATCCGCTCTCCTTCGCCATGGCGCTCACGACCGCGCTGACCCTGGCGGGCTGCGGCGGCGACGCCATGGGCGTGCCGAGGGCCGCCCGAAGCGCGGCGGAGCCCGTCGACCGTTCGATCGCCCGTTACCTCGACCGCACGCTGCCCGCGGGACCGGGCGGAACGGTGGTCGCCGCCCGTGACGGCGAGCTCGCGCACTGCAAGGGCTTCGGCCTGGCGGACCGGACGGCCAGGACCCCGGCCACCTGCGACACCGTGTACGACGTCATGTCGATCACCAAGCAGTTCACGGCGGCCGCGATCATGAAGTTGGAGATGATGGGCAGGCTCCGGACGACCGACCGGATCAGCACGATCCTCGGCCCGGTGCCCGCCGACAAACGTGGCATCACCCTGCATCACCTGCTGACGCACACGGCCGGACTGGCCGAAGGGCTCGGTGACGACTACGAGCCCGTCTCCCGCGACGCAATGCTGGACAAGGCACTGAAATCCAAGCTGCTCTCCCGTCCCGGCGCGGAATTCCACTACTCGAACACGGGATTCAGCGTGCTCGCCGCCATCGTCGAAAAGGTGTCAGGGACCAGCTACGAGCGATTCCTGGCGACTCACTTGTTCGCGCCGGCGGGAATGACCCGGACGGGCTATGTGCTGCCGGAATTCTCCCGTGCACAGGTGGCCGTCGAGTACGACGAGAACGGCACGAGCCAGGGCCGTCCGTTCGACCACCCCTGGGCCGCCGACGGCCCGTACTGGTACCTGCGCGGCAACGGCGGCATGCTGTCCACCGGCCGTGACATGTTCAAGTGGCACCGCGCGCTGCTCGGCGACACGATTCTCAACGCCGCCGCCAAGGCCGGGATGTTCGAGCCCCACGCCCGGATCCCCGGTACCGAGGCCGCCTACGGATACGGCTGGGGCGTCCTGAAGACCAAGGATGGCCGGGTCGCCTGGCACAACGGCGGCAACGACTGGTCCTTCGCCAGCTACAGCCGAATCCTGCGCGACGGCACCATGGTCTATTGGGTCAGCAACCAGGCCTCCCAAGCGGGGCGATGGAACCTTGAGGAACGCGAACTGGAAATGAACCAGGCCCTGGCCGACCGCGCCCGCGACAACGACTAG
- a CDS encoding helix-turn-helix transcriptional regulator produces MLDTSARLLALLSLLQSRPSWPGSELAERLGVSSRTIRNDIARLRELGYPVDATRGTTGSYRLGVGTKLPPLLLDDEEAVAIAIGLRAGTGISGIHDSSARALAKLEQVLPHRLRRQVAAIHQSTSQGPQNTGSNVEDPEVDPAVLAQIATAVRDHEWFRFDYTTGSDGQAGELPSGTAATSGHKLVEPYRLVSWTRRWFLVGRDPQAGTWATFRVDWIAPRMPTRRVFTPTPLPGLDYTSFVLRDVASTGWKVHARITVFASAQEVVSRINAAVGVVESVSDEQCVLVTGADSLETIAVYIGMLGLDFEVTGPPGLVDHLAVLGERYLRSIGRASRSRGGKGGCGDANPAQRQ; encoded by the coding sequence ATGTTGGACACTTCGGCGAGGCTGCTCGCCCTGCTCTCGCTGCTGCAGTCGCGACCGTCCTGGCCGGGCTCCGAACTGGCCGAACGTCTCGGCGTGAGCAGCCGCACGATCCGCAACGACATCGCGCGGCTGCGCGAGCTCGGCTATCCCGTGGACGCCACGCGCGGGACGACCGGTTCCTACAGGCTCGGCGTCGGCACGAAGCTGCCTCCGCTGCTGCTGGACGACGAGGAGGCCGTCGCCATCGCGATCGGGCTGCGCGCCGGAACCGGCATCAGCGGCATCCACGACAGCAGTGCCCGTGCCCTGGCCAAACTGGAACAGGTGCTGCCGCACCGGCTGCGCCGCCAGGTGGCGGCGATCCACCAGTCCACCTCGCAGGGGCCGCAGAACACCGGTTCCAACGTCGAGGACCCCGAGGTCGACCCGGCTGTCCTGGCCCAGATCGCGACGGCCGTCCGCGACCACGAGTGGTTTCGCTTCGACTACACCACCGGGTCCGACGGCCAGGCGGGCGAGCTGCCCTCGGGCACGGCGGCGACGTCCGGGCACAAGCTCGTGGAGCCCTACCGGCTCGTCAGCTGGACGCGCCGCTGGTTCCTGGTCGGGCGCGATCCGCAGGCCGGCACCTGGGCGACGTTCCGGGTCGACTGGATCGCCCCGCGCATGCCCACCCGCCGCGTGTTCACCCCGACCCCGCTGCCCGGGCTCGACTACACGAGCTTCGTCCTGCGCGACGTCGCCTCGACGGGCTGGAAGGTGCACGCCCGGATCACCGTGTTCGCCTCCGCTCAGGAGGTGGTGTCGCGTATCAATGCCGCCGTCGGCGTGGTCGAGTCGGTCAGCGACGAGCAGTGCGTGCTCGTGACGGGCGCCGACAGCCTCGAGACCATCGCGGTGTACATCGGCATGCTCGGACTCGACTTCGAGGTCACGGGACCGCCCGGTCTCGTCGACCATCTCGCGGTCTTGGGCGAACGCTACCTGCGCTCCATCGGCCGGGCGAGCAGGAGTCGCGGCGGCAAAGGCGGCTGCGGTGATGCGAACCCGGCCCAGCGTCAGTGA
- a CDS encoding epoxide hydrolase family protein, producing MTTTKSASSEIRPFRVEIAQAELDDLALRLANTRLPRPAAVDNWDLGTPNGYLRETVDYWRDSFDWRRQEERMNEFPHYLTDIDGQNVHFVHVPSAEPDATPLLLIHTYPGSFVDFLDMIGPLTDPVAHGGRAEDAFSVVVPSIPGFGFSTPLSGGDWTMARVARTFDALMRRLGYETYGSHGSDAGTMVSRELGLLKPPGYLGMHVLQLFSFPSGDPAEFAGFGPKEYAALEHMQWFQSVGGYNAINASRPQTVAVGIADSPVGQLAWSELFNSFGNGTSLVTRDQILTQVTLYWLTNTQATAGRYHYAEAHSGAEPAINTAPTGVAVFADDFQTIRSLAERDNTNIVHWSEFPTGGHFASLEVPDAVTADLRTFFAALRKG from the coding sequence ATGACAACGACGAAGTCCGCTTCTTCCGAGATCCGCCCCTTCCGCGTCGAGATCGCGCAGGCCGAGCTCGACGACCTCGCCCTGCGACTGGCCAACACCCGGCTGCCCCGTCCCGCCGCGGTCGACAACTGGGACCTCGGCACGCCGAACGGCTACCTGCGCGAGACCGTCGACTACTGGCGCGACAGCTTCGACTGGCGGCGGCAGGAGGAGCGGATGAACGAGTTCCCGCACTACCTCACCGACATCGACGGCCAGAACGTCCACTTCGTCCACGTGCCCTCCGCCGAGCCGGACGCCACCCCCCTGCTGCTCATCCACACCTACCCCGGCTCGTTCGTGGACTTCCTCGACATGATCGGCCCGCTCACCGATCCCGTCGCGCACGGCGGGCGGGCCGAGGACGCGTTCTCCGTGGTCGTCCCCTCGATCCCCGGCTTCGGCTTCAGCACCCCGCTGTCCGGCGGGGACTGGACGATGGCGCGGGTCGCCCGCACCTTCGACGCCCTCATGCGCCGACTCGGCTACGAGACCTACGGCTCGCACGGCAGCGACGCCGGCACCATGGTCTCCAGGGAGCTGGGACTGCTCAAGCCGCCCGGATACCTCGGCATGCACGTGCTGCAGCTGTTCTCCTTCCCCTCGGGCGACCCGGCCGAGTTCGCCGGCTTCGGGCCCAAGGAGTACGCGGCGCTGGAGCATATGCAGTGGTTCCAGTCGGTCGGCGGCTACAACGCGATCAACGCCTCCCGGCCGCAGACCGTCGCGGTCGGCATCGCGGACTCGCCGGTCGGCCAGCTGGCCTGGAGCGAGCTGTTCAACTCCTTCGGCAACGGCACGAGCCTGGTGACCCGCGACCAGATCCTCACCCAGGTCACGCTGTACTGGCTCACCAACACCCAGGCCACCGCGGGCCGCTATCACTACGCCGAGGCGCACTCCGGCGCCGAACCGGCCATCAACACCGCGCCGACCGGCGTCGCGGTCTTCGCCGACGACTTCCAGACCATCCGCTCCCTCGCCGAACGCGACAACACCAACATCGTGCACTGGAGCGAGTTCCCCACCGGGGGCCACTTCGCCTCCCTGGAGGTCCCCGACGCGGTGACCGCCGACCTGCGCACCTTCTTCGCGGCGCTGCGAAAGGGCTAG